TTAAGAGTGTTAGATTTAGTCATAGAGTCTATAGTGACAGAAGATGTGAAGTGTTTGTTAATTTGGTTAAGGTTAAATGAATTTGAAGATATGTTTTGTTTGATCTTGCCAACTCCTAGAGATTTGAGAAATTTCCAGATTTTCGCAGAGTCTGCTTCCTCTAATACGGAATTGTGaatatggcgtcgttgtgcatCCCTACACGCCTTGTTGCAGCGATTCCGAGATGTTCTATACTTCTCCTTATTCGACGGGCTCGGGTCAGACCTATATCTAGCTTTGGCTTTGCTCTTTAGAAGCTGCAAAGCCTTAATTTCATTTGTAAGCCAGGGAGCAGGCAGATGTCTGACACGCACAGGTCGAACAGGAGCATGGACATCGTACAATTGAGTTAGACGGGTgttaaaaatatcagttttttCATCCACCACAGTAGTGTTGAATAGCTCAGACCAGTCAATCTTAGCAGCATCCTCACGTAGGCGGTCCAACTCCATACTACCAAAACTGCGCTGCAGAAGAATTCTTGACTTTGCTTTAGGTGGTCTGATTTTATATGAAAGGAAAATGAGATCGTGGTATGAGAATGCATCAGCTGGGCATTGTCCATGCTTAACAACAAAGTCTGGAGAGGAGACAAGTATCAAATCAAGGAGGGATGGAGTACATGTAGGTAGGATATGGGTGGCGTTCGAGGGAAGAATGTGCATGTTTACAGAGTTTACAAGAGAGCGAAGGCGTGTGGCTCTGCAGTCTTGCTTAAGGAGGCAGGTGTTAAAATCACCCATCACTACCGTGTGACCATACTGTGGTGTAAGTACTTCTAAGAGATTTTCAAGAGACGCAAAATAGTCAACAGCGGGCGATGGGCTATAATAAACACCCAAAAGGAGTTTTGTGTTACACAGACGGATTTCCAAGAAGAGGTGATCTGGGCCATGCCCATCACGGGAAGTGGATTGGCTGATGATGTCGAAGGAAATTTGTGAGCGGAGGTAGATGGCAACGCCACCTCCAGGTCGCCCAACACGGTCGTTACGGACTAGGTTGTAACCTGGGAGGGAGTAGGAAACCGATGATAAGCAGGGCTTAAGCCAAGATTCACTCACCAAGATcgcatgaatatttttattttggaaagAGGATAACATATCAGGATAATGAGCAGGAATACTCTGTGCATTAATATGGatgatatttaagttttttggaACATCAAGAAATTGGAAGTCAAGAGTTTCGCTTAAAGAAGGAATACTAAGGAAGCTTAGGTCTTCGCTGCAGGAGGAGAGGGAAAAAGAATGAAACGTTTCGTCATTGTTATTAGACATAAActgtagtatgtatataaaaatagtaataataataaataaaataaaatattaaaactgaaataattaaattaaataaataactaaaaaataaataatacaaataaaaataataattagaaggtaaaaaacaataacaataaaatatatataaatatatatattctctctAAAAAATAACGTCCATACACCCGCCAGCTGTAAAAGAGTATACAAAAATCATTAAcatgacataaataaaaaaaaggaaaacaaaCAACAGAAGTAAAACACCAATGACATGATCTACACTTGAACAGACAGAGACACTACCAGAGTATAAAGTTACATcttggagaaaaaaaaaatagagataaaaaaaaattacaattaaaaaatattaggtgaaaattgataaaacaactaagaaaaaaaaatacataataataactacATGACATTTGCATCAAGTTACTTTTGATTTAAGTATTACATTTCTAAACGTGTGACATGACAACGAAAAACCATTTCTCTATGGAACTGTCACATCAATgtcaaataaacattataacATATTGTCAGAATCTGTCACAAATATTTACATGAATATATCTAAATGAATGTAAAATGACTGGAATCATtactatctttaatattttagtaaataaattgattaaattaaactcTAATGCCAATCAGTTGATTGGAAtcgtaaatatctttaatatttttgtaaataaattgattaaattaaactcTAATGCCAAACAGTTCAGGTATATTTTAAATGCAGGTAAGTACAAAATGAAATAGTGGAATTTACcttacatataaatgtatataaaaaaaataataaaaaaaaaaatagaggttATCATAAGAATATACTATCAGGGTAAATACACacgaatgaatataataaattaagatcACACAAAGAAAAACGAATATAAAAACTACTTATGTTTAGCGGTTCTCTTTGTGCGCGAAAGCGCCAGTTGCTTATGTTCAGCAGGCTTGGGGGCTTCACTTTTCTCAGGTATTGGGGATTTCTGAGTATTTGAGATACTCCTAAGGTCTGACAATGTCTCCACCTTATGGCGTTCACCATCCGTTGTCACAATGTGGATACAGCCTTCACGCGTCCAGCAGTTACTGATGCCAAAACGTTGCCTCACCTCCATAAATACCTGATGGCGAGTCCTTGTTAAAAACTCGGATTGCGTATATCCTGTACCCTTAAGTTTAGTTTTTGCGAACCAAACCTTATCGCGGACAGCAGTATCGGTGAATTTAACCACTATTGGTCTAGGCTTTTGGTCTAAAGAGCGGCCTAGGCGGTAAGAAGCCTTGATACTACTGCTTGAAAAATTAGCGAGATTAAGATGATCCGCAGCAAGGGCTGTAACTATCGCAGAGGTGTTTTCAGCTTTTTCCTCAGGCACTCCATGCAGAAGCAACATCTTACGCCTTTTCCTGGTCTCTAGGCGGTCAATCTCACCGCCCAGTAATTCGACCTGGCGTTGTAATGCATTTAAGGcagaaaaaataaatgactTAAACGACATGAACTCTGCAGCCAATGACGCTGTTGTTAGTGGGGAGTTAGAACTGACTTTATCTAAGTCTCGCTGGAAATCATTCAATTTGGTATTCACCGAATCTGAGAGAGCAGCAATTGATTCCTTCACTGTTTCCATGTCTGGTACGGAGTCGATTTTAGGGTAAAACTGGATGAAATTGACGCACCAATTACGTGAATTGacactacaatatatgtataggtGTTCCAATAGGAATTCAACAGCTGGCAGGTGGTATGCAAGATACTTAAAAgctacacataaataaaaacttagaaACTTTTGAATATagctttaaaaactttaaataaatttagagcACTTATAGATTTATGTGTTGACACTTTTCGCACCTAcccgcgaaaaaaaaaaaaaaaaaaaaaaaaaaaaaatcattatacttttttataattaaacattgttATTAAGTTCATAAATGTGTTATGGATACGGGACACTTAATAGTTGTGACTGTAATCAATGTAGAAATGGAACatagatttaatataatttcatgaaaaaaattaaaatgattagaAAAATTTCGAAAGTTTTTGAAACAATTTGATATTATATGCTAATAGTTAAATGTACCTCCACTAACGAAATActcatcataaaaaaaaaactaaaaaaccacgcaTTTATAACTAATCGAACTAAcaagtagaaaatattttttaattacaaagactttatattacagtagtagaagatcgaacaatcaatcaaaattaattacttcaaaataaaattataataaatataaattattaagagaataattcaattcagagtaaaaagcgtGGTGTGCttgttaaattaaatgtaacaattatccTACTTGCAACTAACTATCTATGTgcgtagagttataaaaacgtagtaataaattatgaaaatatagtaataaagctatcaaagcgtggttttttaatttttttaaactataattttaacattatatagGTACTGTATAGACTAAATAAGTTCAACTCACCCTTGTGAAATATTCATACTTGGCTAGATCTCTACGTTTGCTCTCCGGATGAGACAGGCTTAATGCCTCGAGGTCGAAATGCAAGGAGTGCCCCACAAGAATACATCCATTTATAAGATTGGCCACTTTGTTTCTGACTACAGAGAAGTCGCTGCCGTTATCTAGATGTCTCTTTTTAATTCCACTGTAGCAACTTCTGTAATCGGTGACCACGGCTGTAGGCTTCACGTATTCGTCTAAAATCACCCTCCCGTACTCATCGACGATAGTCACACGCGCCAGCAGACTCCTGTTTCCACTCCCGACCATTTCACAGTCCATAGCGAGGATACGTGACATTttgatttgataaaatatatttcaagaacaCAACTTGAGAATGgttcaaaaattataatgtgGTCGTAGCTGATGCAATGTCGcttttatagatataatttatcGAGGTTATTCACCTATATTCGTAAGGCGCAAATACAAGTCAATCGGTAATTTCCCGTCCATAgacaattttgaaaattttatgattCTTATATTTATCATAGTTAAATCGAGAATCAcatcaaattatatattaaaatcatttgtaataaaaagtatttatatgtaaactaaaatattttaattaattataatattctcaGCAAAAGTATTTAATATCTTACCTAGTCCTACCGCGTAAAACcttgaaaaaatttattaaattgtgataaagctttttattttttaaccgacttcaaagaggaggaggttactcaattcgaccgtatatctatctatcacgaaatctccgaaactataacacctacaaacttgaaatttggcaggtaggctccttataggaagtagacatccgctaaaaCGGATTTTAAGAAACTCAAcacctaagggggtaaaatgggggttggaagtttgtatgagagtcccatgtttttgacgtaagagacttgaaatttaaaatgtatgccctatagatggtaacaatgtgttcaaataacgtatctttagaaattaactcccttttggggttaaaacgggggatgttacgttgactcactaatcacgaactCTCCAAATCTATAAcgcttacaaacttgaaatttagcaggtaggctccttatagggcgtaatctattgctaagaatggatttgacgaaactcgacccctaagggggtaaaacgggggttggaagtttgtatgaaagtcccatgtttttgaagtaagagacttgaaatttaaaatgtatgctctatagatggtaacaaggtgcccaaataatgtttcttagaaatcaactcccttttggggttaaaacgggggattttacgttgacccactcatcccgaaatctccgaaactataacagctacaaatttgacatttggcaggtaggttacatataaagcgtagtcatatgctaagaactgatttaacgtaactcgacccttaaaggggtaaacgggggttggaactttgtatgaaagtcctatgtttttgaagtaagagatttgaaatttaaaatgtatgtatagatagtaaaaaggtatccaaataatgtatcttagaaatcaactctctttttgagttaaaacgggagatggtaggttgactcacttatcacgaaacctccaaaactataacagctataaacttgaaatttggcaggtatgGTCCTTATAgtgcgtagacatccgttaatctaaaggggtaaaacgggggtcggaagtttgtatgaaagtcttatgtttttgaagtaagagacttgaaatttaaaatatatgctctatagatggtgaggaggtgtccaaataatgcatcgtaatctataaatataaaagagaaaggtcactaactcactcatcacgagaactcaaaaaccgctggatggtctatccatccaggttggacaaagataaaatttggcacggaggtagattatagttagcagacgtccgttaagaacagattttacgatattccaccgctaagggggtttaatggggttgatagtttgtatgaaacatatacagcctgaaaataaaactaaaaatgtggtgtatagagaggttttataaaaataactataaaattatactaaattgtgccttttaaaaagttactcagtttgataagcatttcaagtgactgaaataaaaaaataatttgcgttaaacaacttaatggtaatgcatatcttcataaccacgcggacgtaatcgcgggcaacagttagtgtattataaaacaaagtccccaaaagtgtatgtgaccgatttgctcaaaatctactgaacggattttcatgcggtttcgccattggagagagggctaataggaaggtttacggaaccgctaagccgattttgatgagagtttaacaataattttgccgggaaaactttgtgacacactaatttcaacgcgggcgaagccgcgggcacagctagtaatatatataaatgcgaaaggtcattcatcacgaaatctccgaaactataacacctagaaacttgaaatttggcagataggttccttatagagcgtagacatccgctaagaacggattttacgaaactcgacccctaagggggtgaaacgggggttggaagtttgtatgaaagttctatgattttgaagtaagagacttgaaatttaaaatgtaagctctatagatggtaagaaggtgtttaaataatgtatctttagaaatcaacacccttttggggttaaaacgggggatcgtaggttgactcactgatcacgaaatcgccgaaactataacagttacacacttgaaatttggcaggtaggttccttatagggcgtagacatctgttaagaatggattttacgaaactcgactcctaaaggggtaaaacgggggttgcaagtttgaataaaagtcttatgtttatgaagtaagagacttgaaatttaaaatgtatgctctatagataatgagaaggtgtccaaataatgtatctttaagaatcaactcgcttttggtgttaaaacgggggatggtaggttgactcatcacgaaacctccagaactataacagctacaaacttgaaatttggcaggtaggttccttataatgCGAAGACATCCGCtgagaactgattttacgaaactcgaccctacgggggtaaaacgggggttggaagtttgtataaaagacctacgtttttgaagtaatagacttgaaatttaaaatgtatgctctatagatggtgaggaggtgtccaagtaatgcatcgtaatctatatatatatatatatatatatatatatatatatatatatatatatatatatatatatatatatatatatatataaaagaaaggtcactgactcactcatcacgagaactcaaaaaccggcggatggtccatccatccaggatggacaaagatgaaatttggcagggaggtagattatagttaggaGACGTCCACTAAggacggattttgcgatattccgccgctaagggggtttaattggggttgatagttaatgaaacatatacaacagctataagttcgcctgataggttatttatactgcatcCTGAAAATAAATCGAAGAAAAATGTGGTATATAGAgaggttttttaaaaataactgttaaattatactaaattgtgctttttaaaaagttacccaGTGTgatataagcatttcaagtgactgaaataaaaaaaagcatcttaatagcaataatatctttataaccacgcggacgtagtcgcgggcaacaattagtgtattataaaacaaagtccccaaaagtgtacgTAATTGATTCCCTCGAAacctactgaacggattttcatgtggttttaccaatggagagagggcttcaagagaaaggtttatggaacagctaagccgattttgatgagagtctCACTGGaaatttgccgggaaaactttgtgacacactgatttcaacgcgggcgaagccgcgggcagagctagtaatctataatatacagggtgtcccaaaaagtagtgataagcggaattccagagatagggcaccccttggggtatccgaatcacccctatgtatgttcagcgattttgcatagttttcgagttatgaatttttttatatgtttttgagagttttccacctgaacaacttaaaaaaattctaaaaaaaaatattgaagactttttagaatttttgtttttgtatctaaatagtcatgagctgtagcttcccgttaaaaagattcagcttcttaactttgatgaaaattgtgaaaatctaagtgtaaagtgaaaattttacgttttgagaactatgacttcaattttcaacttagaattaaaaatctaaacacgcaattttatggtttctaattaggcttaaaaacttttccaaagtctcagctttcataatcataaataaaaagttgtacttaatggggctacttttgctaaaatttgccttcaaagacatcaaggtggaaaattcttaaaattaccaatttgaataaaaaattttttttgctcaatttattattcctttaaggttaaatagttttgtcggcgctctagctgggtcatacgtataggattcgtgcggagaaaaatgataaatccgtagactgagtgatatggttccaaaacgatggtgctccatgccactttgcaagaatagtcagacaacatttaacagaaagatttagagacagatggatcAGCCGTGGAAGGCCCATTGCATGGCCGCCGCGGTCCCCAGACTTGAATCCAATCGATTTCTTTgtctggggatattataaagaaatagtttacgctaaaaacattagcaacgtagcggagttaagacgaaaattgagacaggcagaagaaacaattaaaaacaacagaatagcattcgtaagactcaaagaaaactttttaagacgATGTAGAACATGTATCGAGCACGAAGGTCGacatattgaaaactttttataataactaattttaagacgattacttttcgttttattaattaaacctaaataacctccaaatgtttattaaatctttGATCTTAGTTTTCTTACAATCTTTTGGTTGGTTAACAGACTAATTAACTCttacgaatgctattctgttgtttttaattgtttcttctgcctgtctcaattttcgtcttaactccgctgcgttgctaatgtttttagcgtaaactatttctttataatatccccagacaaagaaatcgattggatttaagtctggggaccgcggcgaccatgcaatgggccctccaaggccgatccatctgtctctaaatctttttgttaaatgttgtctgactattcttgcaaagtggcatggagcaccatcgttttggaaccatatcactcagtctacggatttatcattttcctccgcacgaatcctatacgtatgacccagctagagcgccgacaaaactatttaaccttaaaggaataataaattgagaaaaaaaattttttttattcaaattggtaattttaagaattttccaccttgatgtctttgaaggcaaattttagcaaaagtagccccattaagtacaactttttatttatgattataaaaGCTGAGACTTtggaaaagtttttaagcctaattagaaaccataaaattgcgtgtttagatttttaattctaagttgaaaattgaagtcatagttctcaaaacgtaaaattttcactttacacttagattttcacaatttccatcaaagttaagaagctgaatctttttaacgggaagctacagctcatgactatttagatacaaaaacaaaaattctaaaaagtcttcagtatttttttttagaaattttttaagttgttcaggtggaaaattctcaaaaacatataaaaaaattcataactcgaaaactatgcaaaatcgctgaacatacataggggtgattcggataccccaaggggtgccctatctctggaattccgcttatcactactttttgggacaccctgtatataaacgcgaaaggtcactcatcacgaaatctccaaaactataacatctaaaaacttgaaatttggcaggtaggctccttataagacgtaggcatccgctaagaacggattttatgaaaaacgacccctaagggggtaaaacgggggttggaagtttgtatgaaagtcctatgtttttgaagtaagagacttgaaatttcaaatgtaagctctatagatggtgaaaaggtgtcccgataatgtatctttagaaatcaacccctttttggggttaaaacggggtatagTAGGTTGGATCACTGATCATGAAATCTtggaaactataacagttacaacgttgaaatttggcagaaaggctccttatagggcgtagacatccgctaagaacggattttacgaaattcgatccttaagggggtaaaacgggggttggaagtttgtgtgaaagtcccatgtttttgaagtaagagacttgaaatttaaaacgtatctctatagatgatgagaaggtgtccaaataatgtttctttagaaagcaactcccttttggggttaaaacgggggatggtagattgactcactcatcacgaaatctgcgaaactataacagctacaaacttgaaatttggcaggtaggtttcttatagggcgtaaacatccgctaagagctgattttacgaatctcgacccttaaggggataaaacaggggttggaagtttgtataaaagtcctatgtttttgaagtaagaaacttgaaatttaaaatgtatgctctatagatggtgaggaggtgtccaaatagtgcatcgtaatctatatataaataaaagagaaaggtcactaactcactcatcacgagaactcaaaaaccgctggatgggtctatctatccaggttggacaaggataaaatttggcaggaaggtaaattatagttagcagacgtccgctaagaacggattttacgatattccacctctaagggagtttaattggggttgatagttcgtatgaaacataaacagcctgaaaatagaactaaaaatgtggtgtatacagaggttttataaaaataactattaaattataataaattgtgccttttaaaaagttactcagtttgataagcatttcaagtgactgaaataaaaaaataatttgcgttaaacttcttaatagtaatgcttatctgcataaccacgcggatgtaatcgcgggcaacagttagtgtattatgaaacaaagtctccaaaagtgtatgtgatcaattcgctcaaaatctactgaacggattttcatgcggtttcaccattggagagagggctccaccattagcaagaggaaggtttacggaacggctaagccaattttgatgagagtttcactggaagtttgccgggaaaactttgtgacaatctaatttcaacgcgggcgaagccgcgggcacagctagtatatataaaagcgaaaggtcattcatcacgaaatctccgaaactataacacgtagaaacttgaaatttggcagataggttccttatagagcgtagacatccgctaagaacggattttaccaaactcgacccctaagggggtaaaacgggggttggaagtttatatgaaagttctatgtttttgaagtaagatgcttgatatttaaaatgtatgctctataaatgatgagaaggtgttcaaataatgtatatttagaaatcaacaccctttttaggttaaaacgggggatggtaggttatcactcatcacgaaatcttcgataTGCTATTCCGTGACATCCGTTACATAGAAccataataataactaaattgcatgcagtatattttaaaaatatttacactacaatactattttattactacattattttataccacaattctgacgaattcaaggaaccattttgttaaacgcgacgcgcgcttcacgcggacgtagtcgcgggcgacagttagtgtatcataaaacaaagtccccaaaagtgtatgtgatcgattccctcaaaatctacggaacggattttcatgagGTTTcgccaatggagagagggcttcaagaggaaggcttacggaacggctaagccggccggaaaactttgtgtcacactgatttctacgcgagCAAagccgtgggcacagctagtatatatatatatatatatatatatatatatatatatatatatatatacatatatatgtatatatatacatatatatatatatatatatacatatatatattttttttatgtaagttcgAAGATAActtcgtttatggaccgattttgaaaattctttttttgttgaaaaggagatatcccaagatgctgtgtagttacggcattaaagaatatagccaccccctctattctcgtgggtgtcataagaggcgactaagggataacacagttccactactaccttggaacttaaaaagccgaccgatggcgggataaccattcaactgctggctttgaaatacacaggccgaagacgggcagcagcgtcttcagtacgacaaagccagcccgcctgcgcagcatggtgactatgggcaaaacacataagtttacgccatttttggcgtgaacttgtggagacctatgcccagtagtggactgcgaaaggctgctgtgatgatgtgatgatgagtaacgatcgctatcaggcatacatgataacaaccgggaccaacggcttaaggtgctctccgaagcacagtGGGAAGAcacataaggactgcacaaacatccagaccacggcaatcatctgtatggtcaatataaatgttttcgcaaagcaagggccgcacctgagtctaagccgagctcgatgtcattggcgacctttatccaggcaaccatctccccgaaacaaggtaagctcccgcatcacccctctcccaaaaaggctggacagggagagcgactatcggGGGCGCTGAGCGGGTTCACTAAAGACgacagtccgaggcacccggaggcgtcactcgccgctcgaactagggccgatatgggacaagtagaaccaccaagacttcgacctgcgtccacaccgtttcaacatgcggagaacgccctaatcgagttcctggccataataaaggcaaaccgcgaggtaagcctggccacctgcaaaaagatcatgcaggcctaccagtacgatcaccaaaggctactggaggtggaactcgaggaagccgaagcagccatatacaacagcaaaacccgacaaatactcaagggcaagatgtcgggtaggtatatggctgcatataacatcacagcaggtttcgtgagcgcggtcgagtctgaggggagtgacgaggagtctcaaaccttcgacacacctgaaggggacccggtggtggtagtggccagatgcacgaaagtaatgctgggggaccggatgctgcggatggcgaaaaccatctcgggcgaccgggaagcCAGTTTACCGTCCGTGACCTGGGGGCTACCGTCGCTGGAGTGAATAAACGGTGTACCGGGATGCggtaagacaactcgcatagtcagggacttcgatgaggacacggaggtcgtgattacgaccacagtcgaggcggccaaagacctaaaggaaaaactggcgcaccgctatggcaacaaggccaagcaaaaggtgcgcactatggcatccgtgctggtaaatggtttccgtgagggctcaaaaatcaaacgcctaacggtggacgaagccctcatgaaccatttcggagccatagtaatggccgcccgactatcgggagca
The nucleotide sequence above comes from Melitaea cinxia chromosome 28, ilMelCinx1.1, whole genome shotgun sequence. Encoded proteins:
- the LOC123667627 gene encoding RNA exonuclease 4-like, translated to MSRILAMDCEMVGSGNRSLLARVTIVDEYGRVILDEYVKPTAVVTDYRSCYSGIKKRHLDNGSDFSVVRNKVANLINGCILVGHSLHFDLEALSLSHPESKRRDLAKYEYFTRNNGGQPVALKTLARSYLGRIIQDGEHDSAEDAKVCMDLYRKFSNNW